A window of the Pseudoalteromonas sp. A25 genome harbors these coding sequences:
- a CDS encoding YfgM family protein: MEIYSTEEQQAEAIKRFFRENGVSLALGIIIGLGGLYGWKAYNQSQIDNAEAASNAYNQFVESDDVLAASDSFVKENADSNYAVLAAFVAAKEAADKQQLDVAAQKLQWAAENVQSLELKATALTRLARVQLAQQQFDAALATLDKPMPESFKAQISEIKGDVFLAQGNKEMAKSQYQAALDASTEGANTLLKIKLDDLASAQPAA, translated from the coding sequence ATGGAAATTTACTCAACAGAAGAACAACAAGCCGAGGCAATAAAACGATTTTTCCGTGAAAATGGAGTGTCTTTAGCGTTGGGCATTATTATTGGCTTAGGTGGTTTATACGGTTGGAAAGCTTACAATCAAAGTCAAATCGATAACGCGGAAGCAGCTTCTAATGCGTATAACCAATTTGTTGAAAGTGATGATGTATTAGCTGCAAGCGACAGTTTTGTAAAAGAAAATGCAGATTCTAACTATGCTGTACTAGCAGCATTTGTAGCGGCTAAAGAAGCGGCTGACAAGCAACAGTTAGATGTTGCTGCGCAAAAGCTTCAGTGGGCCGCTGAGAATGTACAAAGTTTAGAGCTAAAAGCCACAGCATTAACGCGACTAGCACGTGTACAGCTTGCTCAACAACAATTTGATGCAGCATTGGCGACATTGGACAAACCAATGCCTGAGAGCTTTAAAGCGCAAATTTCAGAGATCAAAGGTGATGTATTCTTAGCCCAAGGCAATAAAGAAATGGCCAAGTCGCAGTATCAAGCCGCTCTTGATGCCTCGACGGAAGGCGCAAATACTCTGCTTAAAATTAAGTTAGATGACTTAGCTTCAGCACAGCCTGCAGCATAG
- the bamB gene encoding outer membrane protein assembly factor BamB: MNKLSMATLALCMASLLGCSSSDEEELVLPEINNQFETQVVWQESVGDGVEHYFSRLTPTIYKDFVFVAERDGLVKALNLESGKTLWQTDTRKAPAFWPWEDSDSAKLSGGILQAYGNIYIGSEHGEVIALNRDSGEIIWRKNVPGEALSSPAAGDGLVYVNLGSGKLLALHPDTGEERWRHEQEVPALTLRGLSSPTAANGGVLFGEESGKLSVLIAENGYSAWSADVALAKGSSEFERLVDVDTKPVVSGAMAYAIGYNGNLAAVDVRSGNVVWKREYSSYRDLSLDLNVLYLVDSNGVIYALDKDSGIERWSQPALRGWYLTAPTVAGNYVAVGDQEGNLHWLDKQTGQLVARESFDSSGFFVEPVVADDKLIVYTRNGEVSAVKIP; the protein is encoded by the coding sequence ATGAATAAGCTTAGTATGGCCACCTTGGCGCTTTGCATGGCGTCGCTGTTAGGATGTTCATCTAGTGATGAAGAAGAACTCGTTCTACCAGAAATCAACAACCAGTTTGAGACACAAGTTGTTTGGCAGGAAAGTGTTGGTGATGGTGTAGAACATTACTTCTCTCGTTTGACACCAACGATTTATAAAGATTTCGTGTTTGTGGCAGAGCGTGATGGTTTAGTTAAAGCGCTTAACCTTGAGTCGGGCAAAACGTTATGGCAAACAGATACACGAAAAGCCCCAGCGTTTTGGCCATGGGAAGATAGTGATAGTGCAAAGCTCTCTGGTGGCATTTTGCAAGCATATGGAAACATTTATATTGGTTCCGAGCACGGCGAAGTCATTGCTTTAAATAGAGATTCTGGCGAGATAATCTGGCGTAAGAATGTTCCAGGTGAAGCCTTATCATCACCTGCTGCGGGCGACGGCCTGGTGTATGTTAACTTAGGGTCTGGTAAGTTGCTTGCTCTTCATCCTGATACCGGCGAAGAACGCTGGCGTCATGAGCAAGAAGTACCAGCTTTAACGTTGCGGGGCTTGAGCTCGCCTACGGCGGCTAACGGTGGTGTATTATTTGGTGAAGAAAGCGGTAAGTTATCTGTATTGATCGCTGAAAATGGCTATAGTGCCTGGAGTGCAGATGTCGCATTAGCCAAAGGTTCGTCAGAGTTTGAACGTTTAGTTGATGTAGATACAAAGCCTGTTGTTAGCGGCGCAATGGCTTATGCAATAGGCTATAATGGTAATTTAGCAGCCGTTGATGTGCGCAGCGGAAATGTTGTTTGGAAAAGAGAATACAGCAGTTACCGAGACCTAAGCTTGGATCTAAACGTACTTTACTTAGTGGATAGTAATGGCGTTATTTATGCTTTGGATAAAGACTCAGGCATTGAACGTTGGAGTCAGCCTGCACTGAGAGGTTGGTACTTAACGGCACCAACTGTTGCTGGTAACTATGTTGCGGTGGGTGATCAAGAAGGTAATTTGCATTGGCTAGATAAGCAAACAGGTCAATTGGTTGCTCGTGAATCATTTGATAGCTCAGGTTTTTTTGTAGAGCCTGTTGTAGCTGATGATAAATTGATTGTTTACACCCGCAATGGTGAAGTTAGCGCAGTAAAAATTCCATAA
- the der gene encoding ribosome biogenesis GTPase Der, producing the protein MLPVIALVGRPNVGKSTLFNRLTRTRDALVADFPGLTRDRKYGQASYDGYEFIVVDTGGIDGSEEGIETEMAEQSLLAIEEADIVLFLVDARAGMNAADQAIAQHLRKQQKKCFLVANKTDGIDADSNCAEFYQLALGEVYQIAAAHGRGVTQLLDVTLQPVIAELAEQEDELEQDDAHLAELYLEGEEGADEDGKSAFEDKPIKLAIIGRPNVGKSTLTNRILGEERVIVYDMPGTTRDSIYIPMTRNEREYVLIDTAGVRKRKKVSDVVEKFSVIKTLKAIEDANVVLLVVDARDGISDQDLSLLGFALNSGRSLVIAVNKWDGLDDYVKERIKSELDRRLGFIDFARLHFISALHGTGVGHLFESVDEAYESATKRISTAMLRRIMDMAQADHQPPLVRGRRVKLKYAHAGGYNPPRIVIHGNQVHDLPDSYKRYLMNYYRKALNIMGTPIKIEFREGDNPYAGRTNKMTLSQKRKLRAFSKENRNKS; encoded by the coding sequence ATGCTTCCGGTGATCGCTCTTGTTGGGCGACCTAATGTGGGTAAATCCACGCTGTTTAACCGCTTAACGCGTACTCGAGATGCTTTGGTGGCAGATTTTCCTGGTCTTACGCGTGATCGTAAATATGGCCAAGCTAGTTATGATGGTTACGAGTTTATCGTGGTCGATACAGGTGGTATTGACGGCTCTGAAGAAGGGATTGAAACAGAAATGGCCGAACAGTCGCTACTGGCGATTGAAGAGGCTGATATTGTGCTGTTCTTGGTAGATGCACGTGCAGGTATGAATGCCGCTGATCAGGCAATTGCACAGCACTTACGTAAACAACAAAAAAAATGCTTTTTGGTGGCCAATAAAACCGATGGTATTGATGCTGACTCAAATTGTGCTGAATTTTATCAATTAGCACTTGGCGAGGTTTATCAAATTGCTGCCGCTCATGGTCGGGGCGTAACGCAATTATTAGACGTAACATTACAACCTGTTATTGCTGAATTAGCTGAACAGGAAGATGAGTTAGAGCAAGATGACGCTCATCTGGCTGAACTTTACCTTGAAGGTGAAGAAGGCGCTGATGAAGATGGTAAGTCGGCGTTTGAAGACAAGCCAATTAAATTAGCCATTATAGGTCGCCCAAATGTAGGTAAATCAACATTGACTAACCGAATTTTGGGTGAGGAGCGTGTCATTGTCTACGATATGCCTGGTACAACGAGAGACTCTATTTACATTCCTATGACTCGTAATGAGCGTGAGTATGTTCTTATCGACACAGCTGGTGTGCGTAAGCGCAAAAAGGTAAGTGATGTAGTTGAAAAGTTCTCTGTGATCAAAACCCTAAAAGCAATTGAAGATGCTAACGTGGTGTTATTAGTGGTTGATGCGCGAGACGGGATCTCAGATCAAGATTTAAGCTTGCTTGGTTTTGCTTTGAACTCTGGTCGCTCTTTAGTTATTGCTGTTAATAAATGGGACGGGTTAGACGATTATGTAAAAGAGCGCATAAAGTCTGAACTAGACCGTCGATTAGGGTTTATCGATTTTGCACGCTTGCATTTTATTTCGGCGCTTCATGGTACTGGCGTAGGGCATTTATTTGAATCTGTTGATGAAGCCTATGAATCTGCAACAAAACGGATCAGTACTGCGATGTTGCGTAGGATCATGGATATGGCGCAAGCAGATCACCAACCACCATTGGTACGAGGCCGACGCGTTAAGCTAAAATATGCACATGCGGGGGGATATAACCCACCAAGGATCGTTATTCACGGTAACCAAGTACATGATTTACCTGATAGCTACAAGCGCTATTTGATGAACTATTATCGTAAAGCATTAAATATCATGGGTACACCGATTAAGATTGAATTCCGTGAAGGGGACAACCCTTATGCTGGACGTACAAATAAGATGACCTTATCGCAAAAGCGTAAGTTAAGAGCGTTTAGTAAAGAAAACCGTAACAAATCTTAG
- a CDS encoding VOC family protein yields MRFAKTVIYVDNVEEVLDFYYQAFGLSTLNLTESGDYGELDSGEVILAFASHPLAQAQFKQSYIRAQPKQPALGFELTIYCENVSESYDRAVIAGAEPLMPPTTKGISAQAYVRAIEGTLIALVNECAG; encoded by the coding sequence ATGCGTTTTGCAAAAACTGTGATCTATGTTGACAACGTTGAGGAAGTACTCGACTTTTATTATCAAGCATTTGGGTTGAGTACGCTCAATTTGACTGAATCAGGAGATTATGGCGAGTTAGACAGTGGAGAAGTTATTCTTGCTTTTGCTAGCCACCCTTTAGCACAGGCGCAATTTAAACAAAGCTATATTCGTGCACAGCCCAAACAACCCGCATTGGGGTTTGAGCTCACTATATACTGTGAAAATGTAAGTGAAAGTTACGATAGAGCGGTGATTGCTGGAGCTGAACCTTTAATGCCTCCAACAACAAAGGGAATAAGCGCGCAAGCTTATGTACGCGCTATTGAGGGCACCTTAATTGCATTAGTCAACGAGTGCGCGGGCTAA
- a CDS encoding DUF2750 domain-containing protein, whose translation MSDIEIESELVTFVEQVRTNQQIWALGAEDGGVVVCESNQFEETDVLLIWDSEQKAQAQCKDEWQDYSPVAISLDEFLDEWVEDLNEDQALFGLNWNDDNVCVEIEPVGLARALVD comes from the coding sequence ATGAGCGACATTGAAATAGAATCCGAATTAGTTACTTTTGTAGAGCAGGTTCGTACCAACCAACAAATATGGGCGCTAGGCGCTGAAGACGGTGGCGTCGTCGTTTGTGAGTCCAACCAATTTGAAGAGACTGACGTACTACTCATTTGGGATAGCGAGCAAAAAGCGCAAGCCCAATGTAAAGATGAATGGCAAGACTATTCACCAGTGGCAATCTCTCTTGATGAGTTTTTAGATGAATGGGTTGAAGACTTAAACGAAGATCAAGCGCTGTTTGGTCTGAATTGGAATGATGACAATGTATGCGTTGAAATAGAGCCTGTAGGGTTAGCCCGCGCACTCGTTGACTAA
- a CDS encoding glutathione S-transferase family protein gives MQLYGSNTSPFARRIRMFSALHNLTVHYQHLDIFSEQDKATLIANNPARKIPFLIDEQTTICDSGAIHRYLVDKFQLTKMTYWQENQLVNINACNDSLVELLLCERSGFDTQSDTLFFNLQRERIEAVLSDLNEQCVKSDFLDCDYLQISLYCLLDWIEFRKLTDLSSFTALLHFYEVHSNLPGSTDSDPRI, from the coding sequence ATGCAATTATATGGCTCAAATACCTCTCCATTTGCAAGACGTATTAGAATGTTTTCTGCCCTTCACAACCTAACTGTTCATTATCAACATTTAGATATTTTTAGTGAACAAGACAAGGCGACTTTAATTGCCAACAATCCAGCGAGGAAAATCCCCTTTCTCATTGATGAACAAACCACCATTTGTGATTCAGGTGCTATTCACCGCTATTTAGTCGACAAATTTCAGCTTACTAAAATGACTTACTGGCAAGAAAACCAACTTGTTAACATAAACGCCTGCAATGATTCGTTGGTTGAGCTGCTGCTGTGCGAGCGCTCAGGGTTTGATACACAATCAGATACACTGTTCTTTAACTTGCAAAGAGAGCGCATTGAAGCTGTATTATCAGACTTAAATGAACAATGTGTTAAAAGTGACTTTTTAGACTGCGACTATTTGCAGATCAGTTTATACTGCTTGCTAGATTGGATTGAATTTAGAAAATTAACTGATTTAAGTTCGTTTACCGCGTTACTGCATTTTTATGAAGTACACAGTAACTTACCAGGAAGTACAGATTCAGATCCCAGAATATAG
- a CDS encoding peptidylprolyl isomerase encodes MTVASARHILVESEAECLDLKSRIAAGEDFAELAKQYSSCPSGQDGGALGEFGPGMMVPEFDKVVFSAPINEVQGPVQTQFGYHLLEVTSRSE; translated from the coding sequence ATGACAGTTGCAAGTGCAAGACACATTTTAGTTGAGAGCGAGGCTGAGTGCTTAGATTTAAAATCAAGAATTGCTGCAGGTGAGGATTTTGCAGAACTTGCAAAACAATATTCGAGCTGTCCATCTGGGCAAGACGGTGGTGCACTGGGTGAATTTGGGCCCGGTATGATGGTACCTGAATTTGACAAAGTCGTGTTTTCTGCCCCTATCAACGAGGTTCAAGGCCCTGTGCAAACGCAGTTTGGCTATCATCTGCTTGAAGTTACCAGTCGCTCAGAGTAA